AGAGAGTGGctgcgcggctagggttaggggggtaggtggtgcggatcccgaggtggaaggggGGCTGTCTGAAAATGCACACGGggactatttatagacaaatggtggggctaggtttagcgaaattccacCACGGTTTTAACCGCGCGCTCGGGTTcgaataattccgaacgcgggacggactaaatggctgtgtagagtagttatccggagacgagagggaaaacgggaggcgcggcaacgatttttaaaacaccgacaaccgtccgatggtagaccgaatacggtgccgctacggttgaccgttcgggtaccagacggactccgattgtgacgaaacttgacaggcggcctacctatattaaaataagaccgcacgtcaaattctgacccaatcagagaaagttttacgcacacttttgaaaacaagatttaaacgttgccgcgggcgcgtgcgtgtgtggtcgggctcataacggacaacgacgagatcggcaactaacaacggatgcaagttttgaaaactggcggcaacgggttgtcgatgcaatgcagatgatgcgcatgatgcgatgatgatgtgacaaaagaaaatagacactcgACGAaaaggaatagaaggggaatcttctggaacgtcggcatcgggctgtcacaatcaaccactgtcttcactgtgaaacgggttctatttcttcaactctttatattccttagattgtgtgttgatgattttcactgtcactctttgaagaatttgttgaagactttctctgaaattcctcaaccccaaattcttcacacgagttaatcctcatctgttttctccgtgcctgtatactgtgcaaactgtttttcatattcttcatcctgaaaaactgatgtagtgatactttgcactcctggtcctttgttgtttccgctgcaagttagtcatcactgaggaatttcctcaaaaggaatttcctcggtgttgaaattctaaaaatctcctattcaacccccccccccccctctagtcgatataacacactttcaacccggcaagcctttttgcctaggttcgggctgcttacgcgtaaaaccctacgtcctgcttgtctggttgtattaagcgttttgttgttgattgttacagtgactgttgatgatcgtcttatgggtcgatgtacaaaaagtctaaccccttttataggcaaaagggTCGCCTATAGTTCTCGATGGCAGGTTCACggggagttacagtgaacctagggtggtgcttatccatctaccactgtcagctgcattaaatgcacgtcttgtccttgtctacgatgtgctggtgaagacacgtatccaggtgtttcgacacctgaacgatgcgctggcgcatgcggaatgtgctggaacttgggggcggtggcactatggcaagggcggttgcccaccaATGGCcagccccgtcatcccggcaaggagcttgcgggggccttgggtcttcgtcccggcaagggagcttgccgggggcttcagtcgtcgtcccggcaagggagcttgccggggtcttgtacttggtgagttcatcacgcccaccgaATGGGCGCggtcttggtcatcttcccgacaaggcaggcttgtcggggccttgatactcttgggggttgcatcttgactgggtccttCCACCCCCTGCCGACAgaggctcttcgcgcccgtgcacaagtctgggatactagagaccccagtctttagtgcaccgacaatatGCCAACAACCTCTTCTTTATTTGTAGGTCTACTAGCCTTTGTATATCATGTATACATCTAATCGGTCAATCTCTTACTCCTATATAGATCATAAGGTCTCCTATATATAACAAGTAGAGCTCTGTTGAACACACTAGATTATTTGGGATATGCTACACATTAGCATGCAGCTTATTTATCAATGTTCGAGAGGCAATACTCTGAGGTAACTTTGTTCGGAGTGCAAGAAGCACATCTTAATTAGTGATCTCGTCCAACCACGTCCTACTTGAAAATGAGCGTCCTGCATGATGTATCTTGCAACAAATGTTCGCACACCAATTTTGTAATCAGCTCGTGTTTAAATAAAGGGAAATGATTCCTTTCAACCGATCGATCTTTGTGCGAGCGTTCGTCGCCTTCATCGCCGTAAGATGGGCTCTTAATCAAATGGTAGGGAGCCAACCCTGACATGTCCATCTTTTATAATTGGTCCATTATTTTAAAATGAATTTTGTAACTAGCCCTTTGTTGCAAACTAGATTCTGTAGCGACCCATGTTGCAAACAAATATTATGCATCATGATCCATATTACAATTTATTTTCCTGCAACGCGACCATGTCGCAAAAAAGATCCCACAACACAACATAGACTAAAAATAACATAACATAATCTATGTTGTAAATTTTTTCTATAACAAGACTGTTGAGAAATAAAACATTTGATCAATTAAATGGGAGGGATGCCTCCCAAAAGGTGTCTCTTGGGGAAAAGGTGTCTCCCTAACACACCCCTTCATCTTGTATATAAGTGGGTCTCCCACATTGCAATGGACTAGTGGATGATTTGGACTCTTCATTTGTCTCTCTTTGCATTCATTCtacaacacgttatcagcactgcCTCTACCGAGAGCAAAAATCATAGGCAATCACCGGAACGGGCAAGAAGGTAAGAACTCTCCGGTAGAGAGCTATTTGGCCAGAAGAAAGCGAGGGAAGGAGGCAAAACTGTGGTCGGCGCATGTTTGTGGCACCATAGAAAGCCCGGCGGCCCCGTCTTTGTGCCCGGCAAGGCTCCACCCATCTGCGGCATTGGAGCCTGCTGCCCAGatcagagaaaagaaagaagacgaTGAAGCAATAAGGAAGATTACTACTCGCTCATCAAAAGAGAGATGTTTACCATAGTAAAACATGCTCGTCATAAGTATCTTCCGTAGTGAAGAGAAGTGATATTTCGTTCATATACGAAATagatgaggtggtgagaaagcgaggcttgtagcacatGGGTTTCTACAGAGACCCGACATCGGTTACGATGTAGCATGCCCTCTCGGTATGAGTGGAATAATGTTTCCATACTGAATCGGCAATACAAATCCATACGGTTGATGTATGTAATGGCTACATACTCACATGGATCATTCAGTTCGGATATATGTATTGAAGTCTTTTAAATGGCTTAATATTCCGAATCCAATGATAAATCGCAACATGTTTGTGTGAAGCTTCAGAAGTCACTCTGTGACTCTGAAGAGGTTGGAGAGTTgtgtggtacaaccgactaagtgaATTAGTCCTTGACAAGGATTACTCTAATACTGATGGTCGTTGATGTGtgttcatgaagatatcatggaTTGGATTTGCATCTTCTTATTGATGCGGATGATCATATCATCAATGTCTATGCAAGACATATTAGATACACACAATCATTTTGGGACGGATATTTTGGTCAAACCAAATTGTGCTAACTTTATAGCTTGAGCATGTTCCCTCGAGAATAAATGTATGTCAGTCTTCATATATCTAGAaacattgaaaaagttcaatatggatatatCTTATCAAAGACACATATGGTCTTATTATATCTGGCATGGGACACAAGCCCATTCAAAACTATGGAATATGGTGAAGTGATAGTGAACATGAAGTTCCATATCTGAATACCATCGGAGCACTCATATATATTGGAAAGTAAGTCGGGCCTAACACTATATTTGTTGGGTATTTATTGAGAGTGCAATCCCCAATACAATGAATATCCTCGATATGTCCAAGACACAAAAGGTCTTGATTGATTCCATTGGGAAAATCAAGATGGGACCATGGTGTGATATCCTAATAGTGGCTGAGAATCTGATCTCAACAATGTCATATCAAAGACTAGATTTAATGGAAAAGTATTCTGAGGGAAGCCTTCAGTATAGATTCTAAATGAGTCCTTCCTATAATCATTCTGCCATAAATATGTCTGAAGCATGACAATATATATCTTCCTTCGCAAAATGACTGGTCACATGTGAGATCATGTGGAGATTCATTGGAATCAAAGATCATTATCTACCAAGATAATGTCACTTGTATTGCTTATgggttatactccctccgtttctaaatataaggtgtattagttttaTAAAAAGTCAAACCATGTCTATGTTTGACCAACATTATAGCAAAATATATAATGATGTACAATAccaaatttataaaatataaaaatatatttcatgatgaatctagtGATAATGATTTGGTATTCTATACCTTAATATTTCGGTGTACAAATTCGGTCAAAGTTAGACAAGTTtgactttttgaaaaaataatacaccttatatttaggaacgaagggagtatttatCATTGTGAATTACATAAATGTAAGAGGATAATCTGCAAACAAATTATTGTGAGGTTCACAATGTCTCTACCAACGTTTATATTCCAGAATCACATTtgtggaattggtatgagacaacATTGATGTTTGCGAAATTCAAGAAAAGTAAAATCCCAAGTTATAACCTGTTGATGATCTTCAGATCATTCATATTGTACTACtttttcctttatgagttttcCAAGATGGTTTCTCATATAAGGTTTTCAACGAGACAATATAAATACAAGTGCGGATGTATGACATATtggtttctccttatatttttcccgcTGCGTTTTAAAGGAGTTCTCGATGACATACTATTGTAAGGTTTCTCCTCAATTTTTCCCACGGGTTTTTTTTGGAGGAGTTTTTAGTTTGcaatatctctccctaataataaagcgtggagtgcttctgtcgtccgtcatggtcattttgcaaaaacaccctTCGCTTTTTCAGTATTCAACCTGTAGTCCGTTTTTTAGTcaaaaaacgaatcgttttttgcattttgcagaaaacccccttatgtttcaggtaatcaacccgcagtccttcaTTAAGTGGAAAAAAAGTTTCGTACTTTCCAAAAAAAACTGTCCTCCACCGGTCCCTTATCCGAGCGCGTTCTTCACCACAGGGGGCGGCTGGGCTGGCCGCGGCGGGGGAGCTGGGGTGCCGACTACCTGGCCAAGGCGCATGCCCACCCCGACGTGCTCTACGTCAATGTCGGCGACGGCGACTCGGACCACGCATGCTGGGAGCGGCCGGAGGACATGGACACGCCCCGGAGGGCCTACATGGTGAACGCCACCCACCCAGGCTCCGACGTTGCGGCCGAGACGACGGCGGCGCTGGCCGCGGCCTCCGTCGCGTTCACGGAGCCGCGCGGCGAACCCCGGTACGCGTCGACACTTCTGAAGCACGCGAAACAGGTGCACGATATACTTGCTTACATTCAGAGAGACTGTTGCACTGCATTGCTTTGCACGGCACACAGATTACACAATCGATTCGATACAAATCCAATGGATGGGCCAAAAAGCATTGGTGTAGTAATAGACAAGAAAATAGAGCGTACCCACCTCATATTATATACTCCTTCTATGTTCTTGCATTGTATCCACCGCGTATTATATACGTACGATCACCTGTAGTGTATAATAAAATGTGGGTATACGTTATTCGTTCTTCCTTCTAGACAAACCATTTCACAAAGTCATGGTACCATTCATATGGTTGAAAAGGAATGGCAAAATATTGCTAGAAAATTGAAGGTGGATTTGTATTTGTGCACAAAGGCAAACGAAAGTGCATGAGCTAACTTCTTGTGTCACTTTTGTGCAGTTGTTCCAGTTCGCCAAGAACCACCATGGGCTCTACCAGAACAGCATTCCATCAAGCAGAAATTCCTACAGCAGCAGCGGCGACGAGGTAGCATCTTACTCTACTAACTAATATCATGATAAGCAGAAAATAGTAAGTAATGTTTTCTGTAAAAAAAATACTGAAAGATGCTCGCTGGAAATGGAACAGGACGAGCTGTTGTGGGCAGCTGTGTGGCTCTACATCGCCACCGGCGACCAGGAGTACAAGGCCTACATCTCCGGCACCAGCAACGTCAGCGGGGTGCGGCAGTCGCTGGCCTGGGACGACAAGTTCGTGGGCGCCCAGGCACTGGTCGCCAAGGTAATGTCCAAATCGTAGTTATTCTATTCGTTCACTAATTTGGTATGATCTTAATCTAGGAGGATTATCACTGTATAATATGAGATCCCAACGTTTAGCAGTGATAAAAGTCTGACGTTGAATGGTTCTTTTCAGAAGTACAATGGTAAGATCTATGATTATAGCTTCGAACTTAATTGGACAGTACTAACTGGACATATAATTGATTATTTATGCACAACAAGATATTATGTTGTTTTTTGTTCTTCAATCAGATTTATCTAGCCCTTTCTTGACTTTCTAATTGCTCCACCCTCTACCTCTGAAACTCAGAAATCAAAGAAAGGCCGTTGGCATATCACTGTCACTGAATAAGATTGGCTAGAGATGAAGAGGTCCAGAATGTTTTCTCTATTGTTGgggacatacataatacatatagATAAATTTGGATCATTTATAACAAAGAGATTTCTTGTCAAAAATATTAACTCTGTCCACCAATGGGCAATGTCAAAGTAATAACATGAATTTGCTGAACAGAACCTTCGCTAACTGAATAGACTAACAAACAATTAACAATGTCAAATAGTTTCAAATCAACAAATGTTGTTTGATTAAAGCACTGATTTAATGCCGCATAATGGCACAACAAGCAGactatatatatttttcttgccCAGTGCAACGCACGGACATTTGTACTAGTATAGATGACGAATTGATCAATGGGAGTGTTGAGATATAAAACATGTGATAAATTATATGGAAGGGATGCCTTCCAAGAGGTGTCTGTTGAAGAAAATGTGTCTCGCCAACACACTCTTCATCTTGTATATAAGTGAGTATCCCACGTTGCAATGAACTGTTGGATGATTTGGACTCTTCATTTGTCTCTTTTTGCATTCATTCTACAACAAAGACATATGTGGTAAAGTAGAGGAAGAGGTATggctattttttaattttttttgaggtgAAGGTATGGCTAATTGATTGTGTTATATCTGATGGCTCACGTAGCAGGCCCCTTAAAAAGAAAACGCCAATTTCTTATGGGAAAACGCAAGCGCGTAACCGAAGGATGCATGATACGGATTCGCTAGCAAAGCAACGCGCAATCCCTTCCTTCGCCGCCACGCGCGGGCGAACACGGGGCCCATCCCGGCGCGTGCCGCCCCGCCTCATCACGCCCGTCCAAGCGGCGACGGACGGTTCAGATGCGACGGGGGAAAGATCGTGCGTCCCATCCCTCGGCTTAAAACTGGGCGTCAGGCGTCAGCTGTGACAGACAGTCGACAGAGCAGCGGTTGAGTCAGCGCGGGAGCTGGGGAGGTTCGCGGTTGGTgcgcgagcgagcgagcgagacaGCGAGGCGCGGCGCGGTGATGGCGGAGGCGGGAAAGCCGAGGGTGGTGGTGGTCGGCGGCGGCATCGGCGGCGCCCTCCTCGCCAAGACCATGGAGCCCGACGCCGACGTCGTCCTCCTCGACCCGTAAGCCTCCCTCCGACTCGCGTCCCCCGTTGCTTTTCACGCCCGCCGCGTGTTTGATGAAATGTCCTCGTGTCAGTCTCCGTGAGGCGCGGGTGGGAGCAGGTCCTGGTTTAGCTGTATCTTCGAATCTGTCGTCGGCGCGATGTAGCGGCCGGCGATTGTTTGATCGAGCCGGGAGGGATGAGGAGATTTGGGATTGGTTTAGTTAGTAGCCTGCCCCCTAGTGAATCATAGTGATCGTCCGGTTACAACTGGAGCTGGATGTGCTGCTCGCAGGGGACCTGGCCACCTGGGGTTGTTCTTAGTTCTGATTGTCTACTTCAGGACTGCAGCATCGGTAGGATATAATCGAGTCATATCCCGTTCCATCGTTTCCTTGCTTTATGTTTGGTATTCCCTCTGTCTCAAATTAGGTGACTCAACTTCATACTAACTTTAGTGTAGTACAAAGGTAGTACAACGTTGAGTCacctattttgggacggagggagtgtaTCTTGTGCAATAGGACTTATCGATGATGTGAAGCCTTAGAGGATCAAGGTGAATTCTGTCAGAATACtagggatgttcttacttttgatTGTTTGGTTCAGGTTTGCACATATCTCTGCTTCCGCTTTTCTGCTGTGAGAGAAATGCAGCAACATCAGGATATAATTCAGTCATAACAAGTTCCGTCATTTCCGTGTTTTATGTCTGGTGATATGCTGTGAACTGTGAAGTTTATTTATGATGTTAGAGCCTTAGAGGATCAAAGTGATTTATGCCAATGGAAGTTCCGATATGTTGGTAGTAGTGCCACTGTTGATGACAAATTGACAGTTGAAAACAAACTGCGCCTGTTTGTAGCACTGTCTTAAGGATTCCTCGTGCTATTTTCTTCTGAACTCTGAATTGATAACAATAGCTGTTGTTTTCGGTTGATTAGTCGGTCATCAGTTTCCTAGCTCAATGAGTTAACATCGCAAAGGATCTCCTTTCTCAAAATAGATGGTAACATAAAGAAAGTCTCTCAGGCCCTCCTTTTTTAAAAGGTTTTTGAATAAGACAAGCTCTCAGTGTTCTGTTCTCTTAGCGCGCGAACCGTCCATGTACCAGTTTCAGTTAAGCTAAAACCACAATAATATGATTTTTATATGGGCAAGGCTTCATACATTTAACTACTATTAGCTACCTCAGAATTCGTAGGTTCATTAACGAAAAAAGATCTCTTCTAATGACAGGAAGGACTATCTGGAGATCACCTGGGCTGAATTGAGATCGACAGTTGAACCATCTTTTGCTGAGAGATCGTTAATATACCACAGAGATTACCTCACCACTGCTACTATTGTAACATCTTCTGCAGTCAATATCACTGAGAATGCTGTTCTAACTGCTGATGGTCAATCACTTGCGTATGATTATCTCGTTGTAGCTACTGGCCATGTTTTCGCTTCTGCTGGAAGCAGAAAAGAGAGGCTTACAGAATTCCAGAGAGGTAACTCTAAGTGCATATTTAAAAGATGGCATGCTTTGCAACCATGTATTTCCTACTTATGCCTTGATCTTGTAACAGATAACGGAAAGATAAAATCCTCCGGGTCTGTGTTGATAATTGGAGGTGGCCCAACTGGTGTTGAACTTGCTGCAGAGATCGCAGTAGACTATCCAGAGAAGAAGGTGACACTTGTTCACAGAGGATCACGATTACTTGAATTCGTTGATCAAAAGGCTTCGAAGAAGTGCCTTGATTGGCTGACTTTGAAGAAAGTGGATGTGCTTTTCCAGCAATCAGTTGACCTAAAGTCATTATCAGACACAGAGAAGTTCTATAAAACATCAGGCGGAGAAACAATAACAGCTgattgccactttgtgtgtattGGCAAGCCACTGAGTTCATCGTGGCTACATGATACCATCCTGAAGGAATCTTTGG
This genomic stretch from Hordeum vulgare subsp. vulgare chromosome 6H, MorexV3_pseudomolecules_assembly, whole genome shotgun sequence harbors:
- the LOC123403180 gene encoding apoptosis-inducing factor homolog B-like — its product is MAEAGKPRVVVVGGGIGGALLAKTMEPDADVVLLDPKDYLEITWAELRSTVEPSFAERSLIYHRDYLTTATIVTSSAVNITENAVLTADGQSLAYDYLVVATGHVFASAGSRKERLTEFQRDNGKIKSSGSVLIIGGGPTGVELAAEIAVDYPEKKVTLVHRGSRLLEFVDQKASKKCLDWLTLKKVDVLFQQSVDLKSLSDTEKFYKTSGGETITADCHFVCIGKPLSSSWLHDTILKESLDTKGRVMVEKDLRVKGHDNIFAIGDITDIPEIKQGYLAQKHALLVAKNLKLLIKGSPPSKLATYSTGFPLAIVSLGRKEGLAQLPYLTLTGCIPGMLKSKDLFVGKTRKQMGLNA